A single window of Inquilinus sp. Marseille-Q2685 DNA harbors:
- a CDS encoding multidrug efflux RND transporter permease subunit produces the protein MSISAPFIRKPIATSLIMAGVLLVGLVAYPLLPVAPLPQVDFPTIQVSAQLPGADPTTMASSVTAPLERQFAEIPGVSQMTSSSTLGNSSITLQFDLDRNIDAAAGDVQTAINAAGGQLPKTLPSPPTYRKVNPADSPILVFAVHSDTLLLTTVDDYAENVLSQNISQVPGVAQVSIGGQQKPAVRVQVDPQKLAALGIGLEDVRGVIADATADSPKGSIDGATRTFTIYDNDQELKADPWNDVIIAYRNGAPVRIRDIGQAVEGPENTKLAAWSGGQRAVLLIVFKQPGANVIDVVDHVKSLLPQLQAAIPPAVKVDILSDRTTTIRASVADVQFTLLLTICLVVMVIFVFLRNFWATAIPSVTVPLALVGTLALMYAFGYSLDNLSLMGLSIAVGFVVDDAIVMLENIHRHIEEGLSPVQAALKGAGEIGFTIFSISLSLVAVFIPLLLMGGIVGRVFREFAVTVTMTILVSAVVSLTLTPVMCSKFMKHDTGRHGRLYRLSERGFDLMLAGYRRSLDAALRHSRITLLVFLATIAATGYLFVIIPKGFFPQQDTGLILGTSEAAQDISFAEMSRKQVELGQIVAADPDVDTVGMALGSSGGQTLNNGRLFITLKPRDQREASASQIIDRLRPQLAKVEGAALFLQPAQDINIGGRTSRTLYQYTLQDANIDELNQWAPRIYDKLRTLPQLRDVATDQQTGGTTLTLDIDRDAAARYGIQPQLIDDTLYDAFGQRQVAQYFTQVNSYHVVMEVLPQLQDKPSAIDRIYIKSPLTGEQVPISALAHWTTRPTAFLSINHQGQFPAVTLSFNLAPGVALGDAVNAIQQAEQELGVPASLTGAFQGNAQAFQSSLASEPYLVAAALIVIYIILGVLYESYIHPLTILSTLPSAGAGALVMLMLFGFDFSVIALIGVILLIGIVKKNGIMMVDFAIQAERDQGLTPFEAIRQACLLRFRPIMMTTMAALLGGLPLMLGSGTGSELRQPLGYAMVGGLILSQALTLYTTPVVYLYLDRLRVWLAGRRRQDTAMPPHLAAEGAPSAGE, from the coding sequence ATGAGCATCTCGGCACCCTTCATCCGCAAGCCGATCGCCACCTCGCTGATCATGGCGGGGGTGCTGCTGGTCGGCCTCGTCGCCTATCCGCTGCTGCCGGTCGCGCCGCTGCCGCAGGTCGACTTCCCGACCATCCAGGTCTCGGCCCAGCTGCCCGGCGCCGACCCCACCACCATGGCCTCGTCGGTGACGGCACCGCTGGAGCGGCAATTCGCCGAGATCCCCGGCGTGTCGCAGATGACCTCCAGCAGCACGCTGGGCAACAGCTCGATCACCCTGCAGTTCGACCTCGACCGCAACATCGACGCCGCGGCCGGCGACGTGCAGACCGCGATCAACGCCGCCGGCGGGCAGCTGCCGAAGACCCTGCCCTCGCCGCCGACCTACCGCAAGGTCAACCCCGCCGACTCGCCGATCCTGGTCTTCGCCGTCCATTCCGACACGCTGCTGCTGACCACGGTCGACGATTATGCCGAGAACGTGCTGAGCCAGAACATCAGCCAGGTGCCGGGCGTGGCCCAGGTCAGCATCGGCGGCCAGCAGAAGCCGGCGGTGCGGGTGCAGGTCGACCCGCAGAAGCTGGCGGCGCTGGGCATCGGCCTCGAGGACGTGCGCGGCGTCATCGCCGACGCCACCGCCGACAGCCCGAAGGGCAGCATCGACGGGGCGACGCGCACCTTCACCATCTACGACAACGACCAGGAGCTGAAGGCCGACCCCTGGAACGACGTCATCATCGCCTACAGGAACGGCGCGCCGGTGCGCATCCGCGACATCGGCCAGGCGGTGGAGGGGCCGGAGAACACCAAGCTCGCGGCCTGGTCCGGCGGCCAGCGCGCGGTGCTGCTGATCGTGTTCAAGCAGCCGGGCGCCAACGTCATCGACGTGGTCGACCACGTCAAGTCGCTGCTGCCGCAGCTGCAGGCGGCCATCCCGCCGGCGGTCAAGGTCGACATCCTCAGCGACCGCACCACCACCATCCGCGCCTCGGTCGCCGACGTGCAGTTCACGCTGCTCCTGACCATCTGCCTGGTGGTGATGGTGATCTTCGTGTTCCTGCGCAACTTCTGGGCCACGGCGATCCCCAGCGTGACCGTGCCGCTGGCGCTGGTCGGCACCCTGGCGCTGATGTACGCCTTCGGCTACAGCCTCGATAACCTCTCGCTGATGGGCCTCAGCATCGCCGTCGGCTTCGTCGTCGACGACGCCATCGTCATGCTGGAGAACATCCACCGCCATATCGAGGAGGGGCTGTCGCCGGTGCAGGCGGCGCTGAAGGGCGCGGGCGAGATCGGCTTCACCATCTTCTCGATCAGCCTGTCGCTGGTCGCCGTCTTCATCCCGCTGCTGCTGATGGGCGGCATCGTCGGCCGGGTGTTCCGCGAATTCGCCGTCACCGTGACCATGACCATCCTGGTCTCGGCCGTCGTGTCGCTGACCCTGACCCCGGTGATGTGCTCGAAGTTCATGAAGCACGACACCGGCAGGCACGGGCGCCTCTACCGGCTGTCTGAGCGCGGCTTCGACCTGATGCTGGCGGGCTACCGCCGGTCGCTCGATGCCGCGCTGAGGCACAGCCGCATCACGCTGCTGGTCTTCCTCGCGACCATCGCCGCCACCGGCTACCTCTTCGTCATCATCCCCAAGGGCTTCTTCCCGCAGCAAGACACCGGCCTGATCCTCGGCACCTCGGAGGCGGCGCAGGACATCTCCTTCGCCGAGATGAGCCGCAAGCAGGTCGAGCTCGGGCAGATCGTCGCCGCCGACCCGGATGTCGACACCGTCGGCATGGCGCTCGGCTCCAGCGGCGGCCAGACGCTGAACAACGGCCGCCTGTTCATCACCCTGAAGCCGCGCGACCAGCGCGAGGCCTCGGCCAGCCAGATCATCGACCGGCTGCGGCCGCAGCTGGCCAAGGTCGAAGGCGCGGCCCTGTTCCTGCAGCCGGCGCAGGACATCAACATCGGCGGCCGGACGTCCCGCACCCTGTACCAGTACACGCTGCAGGACGCGAATATCGACGAGCTGAACCAGTGGGCGCCCAGGATCTACGACAAGCTGAGGACGCTGCCGCAGCTGCGCGACGTCGCCACCGACCAGCAGACCGGCGGCACCACCCTGACGCTCGACATCGACCGCGACGCCGCCGCCCGCTACGGCATCCAGCCGCAGCTGATCGACGACACGCTCTACGACGCCTTCGGCCAGCGTCAGGTGGCGCAGTACTTCACCCAGGTGAACAGCTACCATGTGGTGATGGAGGTGCTGCCGCAGCTGCAGGACAAGCCCTCGGCGATCGACCGGATCTACATCAAGTCGCCGCTGACCGGCGAGCAGGTGCCGATCAGCGCCCTGGCGCACTGGACCACGCGGCCGACGGCCTTCCTGTCGATCAACCACCAGGGCCAGTTCCCGGCGGTGACGCTCAGCTTCAACCTGGCGCCGGGCGTGGCGCTGGGCGACGCGGTGAATGCGATCCAGCAGGCCGAGCAGGAGCTGGGCGTGCCGGCCTCGCTGACCGGCGCCTTCCAGGGCAACGCCCAGGCCTTCCAGTCCTCGCTGGCCAGCGAGCCCTATCTGGTCGCCGCCGCCCTGATCGTCATCTACATCATCCTCGGCGTGCTGTATGAGAGCTACATCCACCCGCTGACGATCCTGTCGACCCTGCCCTCGGCCGGCGCCGGCGCCCTGGTCATGCTGATGCTGTTCGGCTTCGACTTCAGCGTCATCGCGCTGATCGGCGTCATCCTCCTGATCGGCATCGTCAAGAAGAACGGCATCATGATGGTCGACTTCGCCATCCAGGCCGAGCGCGACCAGGGCCTGACGCCGTTCGAGGCGATCCGCCAGGCCTGCCTGCTGCGCTTCCGGCCGATCATGATGACGACGATGGCGGCGCTCCTGGGCGGCCTGCCGCTGATGCTCGGCTCCGGCACGGGGTCGGAGCTGCGGCAGCCGCTGGGCTACGCCATGGTCGGCGGCCTGATCCTCAGCCAGGCGCTGACCCTGTACACGACCCCGGTGGTCTATCTGTATCTCGACAGGCTGCGGGTCTGGCTGGCCGGCCGCCGCCGGCAGGACACTGCGATGCCGCCGCACCTGGCCGCCGAGGGCGCGCCTTCGGCGGGAGAGTGA
- a CDS encoding efflux RND transporter periplasmic adaptor subunit, producing MPLVARRTVLRIGTPIALVLVCAAVLVGRELRGSAASAAPEASAAPPAVPVEAAAAQRRDVPVYLTGLGTVQALNTVTVKSRVDGQLQTVSFQEGQHVTAGQTLAQIDPRPFQAALDQAKATKAKDEAQLANAQLDLTRFENLHQYATAQSVDTQKALIAQLQAQIEGDQAAIDNAATQLSYTTITSPLNGRTGIRLVDQGNIVHATDTGGLVVITQLHPITVIFTLPEEDLPEISAAMAKGPLTVFADTRGDDKPLDQGTLQLVDNQIDQASGTIRLKATFPNKSNQLWPGQFVDVRLLLRTEQNVVTVPSTAIQRGPDGLYVYAVKPDATVELRPVGIGQITGGAAVVETGLDAGTSVVTAGQYRLQPGTRVQTRDAAASQPSA from the coding sequence ATGCCCCTTGTCGCCCGCCGGACGGTGCTGCGGATCGGCACCCCGATCGCCCTCGTGTTGGTCTGCGCCGCCGTTCTGGTCGGGCGCGAGCTGCGCGGCAGCGCCGCCTCGGCCGCGCCCGAAGCGTCCGCCGCGCCTCCGGCGGTGCCGGTCGAGGCGGCGGCGGCGCAGCGCCGCGACGTGCCGGTCTATCTCACCGGGCTCGGCACCGTGCAGGCGCTGAACACGGTGACGGTGAAGTCCCGGGTCGACGGCCAGCTGCAGACGGTGTCCTTCCAGGAAGGCCAGCACGTCACCGCCGGCCAGACCCTGGCGCAGATCGACCCGCGGCCGTTCCAGGCGGCGCTGGACCAGGCCAAGGCGACCAAGGCCAAGGACGAGGCGCAGCTGGCCAACGCCCAGCTCGACCTGACGCGCTTCGAGAACCTGCACCAGTATGCGACGGCGCAGAGCGTCGACACCCAGAAGGCGCTGATCGCGCAGCTGCAGGCGCAGATCGAGGGCGACCAGGCGGCGATCGACAACGCCGCGACGCAGCTCAGCTACACCACGATCACCTCGCCTCTGAACGGCCGCACCGGCATCCGGCTGGTCGACCAGGGCAACATCGTCCACGCCACCGACACCGGCGGCCTCGTGGTGATCACCCAGCTGCACCCGATCACGGTGATCTTCACCTTGCCGGAGGAGGACCTGCCGGAGATCTCGGCGGCGATGGCCAAGGGGCCGCTCACGGTCTTCGCCGACACCCGCGGCGACGACAAGCCGCTGGACCAGGGCACGCTGCAGCTGGTCGACAACCAGATCGACCAGGCCAGCGGCACGATCCGGCTGAAGGCGACCTTTCCGAACAAGTCCAACCAGCTGTGGCCCGGCCAGTTCGTCGATGTCCGGCTGCTGCTGCGCACCGAGCAGAACGTGGTCACCGTGCCCTCCACCGCGATCCAGCGCGGGCCCGACGGTCTCTACGTCTATGCCGTGAAGCCGGACGCCACGGTCGAGCTGCGGCCAGTCGGCATCGGCCAGATCACCGGCGGCGCGGCCGTGGTCGAGACCGGCCTCGACGCCGGCACCAGCGTCGTCACCGCCGGCCAGTACCGGCTGCAGCCGGGCACAAGGGTGCAGACCCGCGATGCCGCCGCCAGCCAGCCGAGCGCCTGA
- a CDS encoding GntR family transcriptional regulator, with translation MLTLVQDGMRPGKSAEVFDGLKRMIMLGEVAPGIALLELELAQRFQCSQGTVREALLALQEEGLVHRLPHKGTRVADCTEDEAVEMFRLRHGIETRGIVRALRRPDPALLPDLTALIEGMEAKALAGDEYGQTELDRAFHRRLFRAAGLPAVEPLLHRCILHNHRFKITRSGERRDLTATARRHWSIVEALAARDEAAAVAAIGHHIETIVDVGPSIFGAAPEGPKA, from the coding sequence ATGCTCACCCTCGTCCAGGACGGCATGCGGCCCGGCAAGAGCGCGGAGGTCTTCGACGGCCTCAAGCGCATGATCATGCTGGGCGAGGTCGCGCCCGGCATCGCTCTGCTGGAGCTGGAGCTGGCGCAGCGCTTCCAGTGCAGCCAGGGCACGGTGCGCGAGGCGCTGCTGGCGCTGCAGGAGGAAGGGCTGGTGCACCGCCTGCCGCACAAGGGCACGCGCGTCGCCGACTGCACCGAGGACGAGGCGGTCGAGATGTTCCGGCTGCGCCACGGCATCGAGACCCGCGGCATCGTCCGCGCCCTGCGGCGCCCCGACCCTGCCCTGCTGCCGGACCTGACCGCTCTGATCGAGGGCATGGAGGCGAAGGCGCTGGCCGGTGACGAATACGGCCAGACCGAGCTGGACCGCGCCTTCCACCGCCGGCTGTTCCGGGCCGCCGGCCTGCCGGCGGTGGAGCCGCTGCTGCACCGCTGCATCCTGCACAACCACCGCTTCAAGATCACCCGCAGCGGCGAGCGGCGCGACCTGACGGCCACGGCCAGGCGGCACTGGAGCATCGTCGAGGCGCTGGCGGCGCGCGACGAGGCCGCGGCGGTCGCCGCCATCGGCCATCACATCGAGACCATCGTCGATGTCGGCCCGTCGATCTTCGGCGCCGCCCCCGAAGGACCCAAGGCATGA